A segment of the Longimicrobium sp. genome:
CCGGAACAGCTCGCCGAAGCCCGGGATGGGCTTCTCGATCCGTCTCGACAGCACGTCGTACGTCGTGTCGCGCGGCGCGATGCCGGTGCCGCCGTTGAACACGATGATGCGCGAGCCCCCGAACGCCATCGCGAGCAGCGCCGCATCCACCTCGTCGGGATCGTCGCGGATCAGCCGGTAGTCCCCCAAGGTGTGCCCCCCCGCCGCGATGGCCTCCTTCAGCCAGGCGCCGTTGGTGTCGGTTTCCTCCGTCCGCGAATCGCTCACCGTCACGATCCCCACGGGCACCGGCCCCCGATCGTCCGCCAGCCGGTGGTGCCGCTCGCTGCTTTCCGTCGTCATCGTCAAAGTCCGTTCAGGTCCGCCCTCACCTTCGCGCGCCGCTGGTGCGCTGGCAATCGGGACGCCACCGCATCCGCATCCAGGCCCGGCGAACGTTGCGGCGCGTTCGGGGGGCGGTAGATTGAGGGCACCTTCCACCCTCCTCCGCCGCGCCGCACCCACGCGCAGGATGAAAGCGATCCGCAGGTGACCGCCGGCCCCGTGCCCGCCACACCGCCCTCGCCGCGCCGCCGCCGCGGGGGGCGGTGGAAGAAGGCCGTTCTGGCGTCGGTGATGCTGGGCGGCCTGGCCGCGTTCTTCGCGCTGGGCGGGCACCGCTACCTGACGCTGGAGTCGCTCAAGGAGAACCGCGCGATCCTTCTGGCGTACACCGAGCGGAACTTCGCCACCATGCTGCTGCTGACGTTCGTGGTCTACACCGTGGCCACGGCGCTCAGCTTTCCCGGCGGCATCTTCATGTCGTTCGCAGTCGGGTTCCTGTTCGGCCGGTGGATCGGCACGGCGCTGGTGGTGGTGGCGGCCAGCATCGGCGCCACGCTGGCCTTTCTGTCCGCCCGCTACCTGTTCGCCGACGCGGTGCGGCGCCGGATGGGCCCGCGGCTGAAGCGAATGGCGCGCCGATTCGAGGAGGATGGATTCAACTACATCCTCTTCACCCGGCTGGTCCCCGCCTTTCCCTTCTGGCTGATGAACCTGGTGCCCGCGTTCACCCCGGTAAAGGTGCGCACCTTTTTCGCGGCGACGGCGATCGGTATCCTTCCCGGCAGCTTCGTGTTCGTGAACGTGGGCGAGTCGCTGTCGGAAATCGAAAGCGCCAGCGACCTGGTCAGCCGGCAGACGCTGATCGCGCTGGCGATGCTCGGCGTGCTGAGCCTGGCGCCCATCGCGTGGAAGAAATGGCGCACCCGTAAACTCAAGGAAAAGAATGGTTGACCTGGACGACGCCTCCCGCCGCCGCGTGCACCCCATCGCCCTGGCGGGGCTGATGCTGGCGCTCCTCGCCGTCCTGCTGCTGTTCCTCAGCGGGCCGGGCACGAGGCTGGGATTCTGGCACTTTCGCACGGCGTTCAAGATGATGGGCTGGGCCGCCTACGCGGGCGGCGCGGCGGCGCTGGTCTCCCTCGCCGGGTTGGCGCTGGCGCGCGGG
Coding sequences within it:
- a CDS encoding molybdenum cofactor biosynthesis protein B, with translation MTTESSERHHRLADDRGPVPVGIVTVSDSRTEETDTNGAWLKEAIAAGGHTLGDYRLIRDDPDEVDAALLAMAFGGSRIIVFNGGTGIAPRDTTYDVLSRRIEKPIPGFGELFRMLSWDQVGAAAMLSRATAGVYRGRVVFSLPGSPAAVRLAWEKLIEPEIRHLAWLVEG
- a CDS encoding TVP38/TMEM64 family protein is translated as MTAGPVPATPPSPRRRRGGRWKKAVLASVMLGGLAAFFALGGHRYLTLESLKENRAILLAYTERNFATMLLLTFVVYTVATALSFPGGIFMSFAVGFLFGRWIGTALVVVAASIGATLAFLSARYLFADAVRRRMGPRLKRMARRFEEDGFNYILFTRLVPAFPFWLMNLVPAFTPVKVRTFFAATAIGILPGSFVFVNVGESLSEIESASDLVSRQTLIALAMLGVLSLAPIAWKKWRTRKLKEKNG